Proteins co-encoded in one Babylonia areolata isolate BAREFJ2019XMU chromosome 5, ASM4173473v1, whole genome shotgun sequence genomic window:
- the LOC143282243 gene encoding uncharacterized protein LOC143282243 — protein sequence MSGRNRGRPRGRPKGRGRGRGRACQTDDSLVTRSSRSPSARSRAEGGQHIGNTLSSFPHGIHPGAPPATFPCSLPPGVQPPGLPQSFAQISPPGISMPRASSHSKSSRHDDQSPSRVSSGMQTTLPPSQQSGFNNGRHSHESSRQLSGSKQNMESGYGRQNLDHPSGDPRYVMDHQVRPSVRKAHRQSRDFPFQEEFEPTYSGLKEKRVSMTGQRLDKDSPYSSQKQTVDKTHKEMSHRIQFQNLEPSYQKSKKDSNYFEQKHDKEQMYASRRLDRDPSYSSSRMDRDQRYTNPKHDRDPIPPAPRRGRDSPYCLQRQEASHRSSSTDSSQSAGSQYADRDTSPHYSPSPSASYHTQGVQPYMFDSRNHSGDRDSGFSKHRDYSSERYPSQNTGSFSSPAMRQSVDSFNEPTSRDIQRENPFSALTYATDSHMHPKLGCSGKAGKSNKSGNIHPSYATTASGDNIPIQRMFSYPGHPDSRLLAGSDPQTDTRMCMDSPLKKTSDQGNHGRSGSLERNFIGQSDRDKSSNRKKQTTRNQHSDVQISSYSPQSPCYLSSSDIPNDVSSASGSIRTSSSPPKFNPNRRRKNDTEANPESTEPPPLIEPMAFQQQFLKHLQEQQHQKLQEGDTQDEELQQLQREHFLQEERMRREHMKQLEKMRQNHMKEAEQVQHELSSLEQKYVEHNTKVSCIINSMSNESLQSAFSKLMEMAISSINTIHSNSRNKIPALIKCSNTPSSRSNKVPHVINIIINSRKIKMARSLQDGGNNNNSSK from the exons GGCGAGGTCCAGAGCAGAAGGCGGCCAGCACATAGGCAACACCCTATCCAGTTTTCCACACGGCATCCACCCCGGGGCGCCACCCGCTACCTTCCCATGTAGTCTGCCCCCAGGTGTCCAGCCACCCGGCCTCCCCCAGTCCTTCGCCCAGATCTCCCCTCCAGGCATCAGCATGCCTCGTGCCTCCTCGCACAGCAAGTCCAGTCGTCACGATGACCAGTCTCCCAGCAGAGTCAGCTCGGGTATGCAGACCACACTGCCGCCCAGCCAGCAGAGTGGTTTCAACAATGGCCGACACTCCCACGAGTCTTCCCGGCAGCTGTCGGGAAGCAAACAGAACATGGAGTCCGGTTATGGCAGACAGAACCTAGATCACCCCTCGGGTGATCCTCGGTATGTGATGGATCACCAGGTGCGTCCTTCTGTGCGGAAAGCCCATCGCCAGTCCAGGGACTTTCCCTTCCAGGAGGAGTTTGAGCCCACGTACAGTGGACTGAAAGAGAAAAGGGTCAGCATGACAGGACAAAGGCTTGACAAAGATTCCCCATACAGCAGCCAGAAACAAACTGTGGACAAAACTCACAAAGAGATGTCTCATCGTATCCAGTTTCAAAACCTGGAACCTTCGTACCAGAAATCCAAGAAAGACTCAAACTACTTCGAGCAAAAGCACGACAAGGAACAGATGTATGCCAGCCGCAGACTGGACAGAGACCCGTCCTACAGCAGTTCGCGGATGGACAGGGACCAGCGATACACCAACCCCAAACATGACAGAGACCCCATTCCGCCAGCTCCGCGACGCGGGAGGGATTCCCCGTACTGCCTGCAGCGTCAGGAAGCCTCGCACCGCTCCAGCAGCACTGACTCCAGCCAGAGTGCCGGGTCTCAGTACGCCGACAGGGACACGAGCCCTCACTACAGCCCCAGCCCTTCAGCCAGTTACCACACACAGGGCGTTCAGCCCTACATGTTTGATTCCAGAAATCATTCCGGGGACAGAGATTCTGGGTTTTCCAAACACCGGGATTACAGTAGTGAACGCTATCCTTCCCAGAACACCGGATCTTTCTCTTCGCCAGCAATGAGGCAGTCGGTGGACAGTTTTAACGAGCCTACATCCAGGGACATCCAAAGAGAAAACCCGTTCAGTGCTTTAACCTATGCTACTGACAGTCACATGCATCCTAAACTGGGGTGCTCTGGAAAGGCTGGTAAATCAAACAAATCTGGAAATATTCACCCGTCTTACGCCACAACTGCTTCTGGTGATAATATTCCAATTCAGCGAATGTTTTCCTATCCAGGTCATCCGGATTCACGACTCTTGGCGGGATCTGATCCACAGACTGACACAAGGATGTGTATGGACTCGCCTTTGAAGAAAACGTCTGACCAGGGAAATCATGGAAGAAGTGGTTCACTTGAGAGGAATTTCATCGGACAAAGTGATAGAGACAAGTCTTCTAATCGCAAAAAGCAGACCACACGAAACCAGCATTCTGATGTTCAGATTTCCTCCTACTCACCACAGTCCCCTTGTTATCTGAGCAGTTCAGATATTCCAAATGATGTGTCTTCTGCAAGTGGCAGCATAAGA ACGTCTTCCAGTCCACCGAAATTCAACCCAAACAGACGTAGGAAGAATGATACAGAGGCCAACCCAGAGTCTACGGAGCCTCCACCTCTGATTGAACCCATGGCATTTCAGCAGCAGTTCCTGAAACATCTgcaggaacaacaacatcaaaagctGCAGGAAGGCGACACCCAGGACGAAGAACTCCAGCAGC TTCAGCGAGAACACTTTCTCCAAGAAGAAAGGATGCGGCGAGAACACATGAAACAGCTGGAGAAAATGCGACAGAATCACATGAAGGAGGCTGAACAAGTGCAGCACGAACTTTCATCCTTAGAACAGAAATATGTGGAAC ACAACACGAAGGTCAGCTGTATCATCAACAGTATGAGCAACGAAAGTCTACAGAGTGCCTTCAGCAAGCTGATGGAAATGGCTATCAGCAGCATCAATACTattcacagcaacagcagaaacaagaTACCAGCCCTCATCAAATGCAGCAACACTCCCAGCAGCAGGTCCAACAAAGTTCCTCatgtcatcaatatcatcatcaacagtcgCAAAATCAAAATGGCCAGGTCCCTCCAGGAcggtggcaacaacaacaacagcagcaaatga